A genome region from Frankineae bacterium MT45 includes the following:
- a CDS encoding phosphoglucosamine mutase, translating into MGRLFGTDGVRGRANADLTPELALAVSGAAARVLIGHDPTHRPVAVIGRDPRASGEMLEAAVVAGLASAGADVLRVGVLPTPAVAYLTGLFDADLGVVLSASHNPMPDNGIKLFARGGHKLPDDLEAEIEELALAGEPSGRPTGGGVGRVRDVPDAGELYITHLLKAVPSSLAGLHVLVDCAHGAASTVAPEVYRRAGATVTVLAAEPDGLNINDGVGSTHIDALAKQVLAVGADLGIAHDGDADRCLAVDADGEVVDGDQILALCAMAMRDAGTLIDDTVVATVMSNLGFYHAMRDAGIEVVTTAVGDRYVLEALRERGLNLGGEQSGHVVFTDAATTGDGLLTALHVMAAMSSSGSSLAELAAVVQRLPQVLLNVAVADKAAVASADAVSAAVADAEAELGDDGRILLRPSGTENLVRVMVEAPTPVQAEEIARHIADVVAEAT; encoded by the coding sequence ATGGGCCGGTTATTCGGCACAGATGGGGTTCGCGGTCGCGCCAACGCCGACCTGACACCCGAGCTCGCGCTCGCGGTGTCAGGTGCGGCGGCGCGGGTGCTTATCGGACACGACCCGACGCACCGGCCCGTTGCGGTCATCGGTCGTGATCCACGCGCGAGTGGCGAGATGCTCGAAGCCGCCGTGGTGGCCGGCCTGGCCAGTGCCGGGGCCGACGTGCTGCGAGTCGGCGTGCTGCCGACGCCTGCGGTGGCCTACCTGACCGGTCTCTTCGACGCCGACCTCGGCGTCGTCCTCTCGGCCAGTCACAACCCGATGCCCGACAACGGGATAAAGCTCTTCGCCCGCGGCGGCCATAAGCTCCCCGACGATCTCGAAGCCGAGATCGAAGAGCTGGCTCTGGCCGGTGAGCCCAGCGGTCGCCCCACCGGCGGCGGCGTTGGTCGCGTCCGCGACGTCCCGGACGCCGGCGAGCTGTACATCACCCATCTTCTGAAGGCCGTCCCGTCGTCGCTGGCCGGACTGCACGTGCTCGTCGACTGCGCGCACGGTGCCGCCTCCACCGTCGCGCCCGAGGTCTATCGGCGGGCCGGGGCCACCGTCACCGTGCTCGCCGCCGAACCCGACGGCCTGAACATCAACGACGGGGTCGGCTCGACGCACATCGACGCGCTGGCCAAGCAGGTCCTGGCGGTCGGCGCTGATCTCGGCATCGCCCATGACGGCGACGCCGATCGCTGCCTCGCGGTGGACGCCGACGGTGAGGTCGTCGACGGCGACCAGATCCTGGCCCTCTGCGCGATGGCCATGCGGGACGCCGGCACCCTGATCGACGACACCGTCGTCGCGACCGTGATGAGCAACCTCGGCTTCTATCACGCGATGCGCGATGCCGGCATCGAAGTTGTCACCACGGCCGTGGGTGATCGGTATGTCCTCGAGGCACTGCGCGAACGTGGCCTGAACCTCGGTGGCGAGCAGAGCGGGCACGTCGTCTTCACCGACGCCGCCACCACCGGCGATGGTCTGCTGACGGCGCTGCACGTGATGGCCGCCATGTCGAGCAGCGGATCATCGCTGGCCGAGCTCGCCGCAGTGGTGCAGCGATTGCCCCAGGTGTTGTTGAACGTTGCGGTGGCCGACAAGGCGGCCGTCGCCTCGGCCGATGCGGTCTCGGCCGCCGTCGCCGACGCCGAGGCCGAGTTGGGCGACGACGGCCGCATCCTGCTGCGCCCCTCCGGTACCGAGAACCTGGTGCGGGTGATGGTCGAGGCGCCGACACCGGTGCAGGCCGAGGAGATCGCCCGCCACATTGCCGATGTCGTTGCCGAGGCAACGTAG
- a CDS encoding glucosamine--fructose-6-phosphate aminotransferase (isomerizing) (manually curated): MCGIVGYVGPRQALDVIVEGLRRMEYRGYDSAGVAIVSPAGVGGESGGAELQVAKKAGRIENLDKELAGREITGTTGIGHTRWATHGAPNDRNAHPHVGGSGRIAVVHNGIIENFSVLRAHLEASGVEFVSDTDTEVVAHLVARELDNGRGPGDALRATCRQLEGAFTLVVVDREHPGEVVAARRNSPLVVGVGQGEMFLGSDVAAFIEFTRQAVELGQDQIIEITADSYRITDFDGLEVDGTPFEINWDLAAAEKGGYDYFMLKEIEEQPAAVADTLRGHLVGSEIILDEQRLDKQELRDVDKVFVVACGTAYHSGLLAKYAIEHWTRIPVEVEMASEFRYRDPVLDRQTLVVAISQSGETADTLEAVRHARDQKAKVLAICNTNGAQIPRESDAVLYTHAGPEIGVAATKTFTAQLAAVQLVGLALAQARGTKYGDEIVAEYNSLAAMPDAISRTLKLMGPVREIGREIATSKAVLFLGRHVGFPVALEGALKLKELAYMHAEGFPAGELKHGPIALIEDGLPVVVVMPSPLGRPLLHQKMLSNIAEITARGARTIVIAEAGDVQARRHAAHLIEVPATPTLLAPFVTSIPMQILSAEIALARGCDIDKPRNLAKSVTVE, from the coding sequence GTGTGCGGAATCGTGGGGTACGTCGGTCCAAGGCAGGCACTCGACGTCATCGTCGAAGGATTGCGGCGCATGGAGTACCGCGGTTACGACTCGGCCGGCGTGGCCATCGTCTCGCCCGCGGGTGTCGGCGGCGAATCCGGAGGCGCCGAACTGCAGGTGGCCAAGAAGGCCGGCCGCATCGAGAATCTCGACAAAGAGCTGGCCGGACGCGAGATCACCGGCACCACCGGCATCGGCCACACCCGCTGGGCCACCCACGGCGCCCCGAACGACCGCAACGCCCACCCGCACGTCGGTGGCTCGGGGCGCATAGCGGTCGTACACAACGGCATCATCGAGAACTTCAGCGTGCTCCGGGCCCACCTTGAAGCGTCGGGCGTCGAGTTCGTCAGCGACACCGACACCGAGGTGGTGGCCCACCTGGTCGCTCGCGAACTGGACAACGGACGTGGCCCGGGCGACGCCCTGCGAGCCACCTGCCGCCAGCTCGAGGGCGCCTTCACCCTCGTCGTGGTCGACCGTGAGCACCCCGGCGAGGTCGTCGCCGCCCGGCGCAACTCCCCGCTCGTGGTCGGCGTCGGTCAGGGCGAGATGTTCCTCGGCAGCGATGTCGCCGCCTTCATCGAATTCACCCGCCAGGCCGTCGAGCTCGGTCAGGACCAGATCATCGAGATCACCGCCGACTCGTACCGCATCACCGACTTCGACGGCCTCGAAGTCGATGGCACCCCGTTCGAGATCAACTGGGACCTGGCCGCCGCCGAGAAGGGCGGCTACGACTACTTCATGCTCAAGGAGATCGAGGAACAGCCGGCTGCGGTGGCCGACACACTCCGTGGCCATCTGGTGGGCAGCGAGATCATCCTCGACGAGCAGCGCTTGGACAAGCAGGAACTCCGCGACGTGGACAAGGTCTTCGTCGTCGCCTGCGGCACTGCCTACCACTCCGGGCTGCTCGCGAAGTACGCCATCGAGCACTGGACGCGGATCCCGGTCGAGGTCGAGATGGCCTCGGAGTTCCGCTACCGCGACCCGGTGCTGGACCGGCAGACGCTGGTCGTCGCGATCAGCCAGTCCGGGGAGACGGCCGACACGCTGGAGGCCGTCCGCCATGCCCGCGACCAGAAGGCCAAGGTACTGGCCATCTGCAACACCAACGGGGCCCAGATTCCCCGTGAGTCCGACGCCGTGCTGTACACCCACGCCGGCCCCGAGATCGGCGTGGCGGCCACCAAGACCTTCACCGCCCAGTTGGCGGCGGTGCAGCTGGTCGGCCTGGCCCTGGCCCAGGCCCGCGGCACGAAGTACGGAGACGAGATCGTCGCCGAGTACAACTCGCTGGCCGCGATGCCTGACGCGATCAGCCGCACGCTGAAACTGATGGGGCCGGTGCGCGAGATCGGGCGTGAGATCGCCACCAGCAAGGCCGTACTCTTCCTCGGCCGCCATGTCGGCTTCCCGGTGGCGCTGGAGGGGGCACTGAAGCTCAAGGAGCTCGCCTACATGCACGCCGAGGGCTTCCCGGCCGGCGAGTTGAAGCACGGCCCGATCGCCCTCATCGAGGACGGGCTGCCGGTCGTCGTCGTCATGCCGTCACCGCTCGGACGGCCGCTGCTGCACCAGAAGATGCTCAGCAACATCGCCGAGATCACCGCCCGCGGAGCCCGCACCATCGTCATCGCCGAAGCCGGGGACGTGCAGGCCCGCCGGCACGCGGCCCACCTCATCGAGGTCCCGGCCACCCCGACCCTGCTGGCCCCCTTCGTCACCAGCATCCCGATGCAGATCCTCTCGGCCGAGATCGCGCTGGCCCGCGGCTGCGACATCGACAAGCCACGCAACCTGGCCAAGTCCGTCACCGTCGAATAG
- a CDS encoding thioredoxin reductase (NADPH) codes for MTSDAPAVSEPFSTSADILIVGAGPVGLFGAYYAGVRTLSVVVMDSLEEPGGQITAMYPEKAIFDVAGFPAVKGRTLVEQLVEQAGAFNPTYLLGEQAAGLTRHGDHFTVTTTTGMQVHARAIVITGGIGTFTPRPLPVGEEHLGHGVVHFVPDPTICEGEDVVVVGGGDSALDWALMLEPIAKSVTVVHRRAQFRAHPHSVELLRESSVRLLTDAQVTAVLADPEVFEVKVDVAGSEVALPCTKLVAALGFTANLGPLLEWGLEIAGKRHIATDTLGATSVPGIYAAGDIVDYPGKVRLIATGFGEVATAVNNAAAYLNPDVSAFPGHLSDYAPATGASSPSSSH; via the coding sequence ATGACCTCAGACGCCCCCGCGGTATCCGAACCGTTCAGCACCTCCGCCGACATTCTCATCGTCGGTGCCGGCCCGGTTGGGCTCTTCGGGGCGTACTACGCGGGCGTTCGGACACTCTCGGTCGTCGTGATGGACTCGCTGGAGGAGCCCGGCGGGCAGATCACCGCCATGTACCCGGAGAAGGCCATCTTCGACGTCGCGGGCTTCCCCGCGGTCAAGGGGCGCACGCTGGTCGAGCAGCTGGTGGAGCAGGCCGGCGCCTTCAACCCGACCTATCTCCTCGGTGAGCAGGCCGCCGGCCTCACCCGGCACGGTGACCACTTCACCGTCACCACGACCACCGGCATGCAGGTTCACGCTCGGGCCATCGTCATCACCGGCGGGATCGGAACCTTCACCCCGCGGCCGCTCCCGGTCGGGGAGGAGCACCTCGGTCACGGCGTGGTGCACTTCGTGCCCGACCCGACGATCTGCGAGGGGGAGGACGTCGTCGTGGTCGGTGGTGGCGATAGTGCCCTTGACTGGGCGTTGATGCTCGAACCGATCGCCAAGTCCGTCACCGTCGTCCACCGCCGCGCCCAATTCCGCGCCCACCCGCACTCGGTCGAGCTGCTGCGGGAGTCGAGCGTCCGCCTCCTCACCGACGCCCAGGTCACCGCCGTTCTGGCCGACCCTGAGGTCTTCGAGGTGAAGGTGGACGTCGCCGGCAGCGAGGTCGCCCTGCCCTGCACCAAACTGGTCGCCGCCCTCGGCTTCACCGCTAATCTCGGGCCGCTGCTCGAGTGGGGTCTGGAGATCGCCGGCAAGCGTCATATCGCCACCGACACCCTCGGTGCCACCTCGGTGCCGGGCATCTACGCCGCCGGCGATATCGTCGATTACCCAGGAAAAGTAAGACTGATCGCCACCGGATTCGGCGAGGTGGCCACCGCGGTGAACAACGCCGCCGCGTACCTGAATCCCGACGTCTCCGCCTTCCCGGGGCACCTGTCGGACTATGCCCCGGCCACCGGCGCCAGCTCGCCGTCGTCCTCGCACTGA
- a CDS encoding Uncharacterized membrane protein YhhN, whose protein sequence is MASRKLRLYALLAVVDTALAATAVDSPARRWRRITKPLLMPTLALQASQSREPVPVTTALAFSTAGDTALLGTSEAAFTTGLGSFVVAHCAYIAALARLERADGSSGLDGLRRRPILALPAAGMAAGVALTLARRAGPLRWPVTGYGTIIATMLAVALGTGERRVIAGAGLFCLSDLIIAIDRFATPIPRSDALVMATYTAGQALLVRGTGREPMGAT, encoded by the coding sequence GTGGCCAGCCGCAAGCTCCGCCTCTATGCACTGCTGGCGGTCGTCGACACCGCGCTGGCGGCCACCGCGGTCGACTCGCCGGCCCGTCGCTGGCGACGGATCACCAAACCGCTGCTGATGCCGACGCTGGCGCTGCAGGCATCGCAATCGCGGGAGCCCGTCCCGGTCACCACGGCACTCGCCTTCTCCACCGCCGGCGACACCGCGCTTCTCGGGACCTCCGAGGCCGCCTTCACCACCGGCCTGGGCTCCTTCGTCGTCGCCCATTGCGCCTACATAGCCGCGCTGGCCCGGCTGGAGCGCGCCGACGGCAGCAGCGGCTTGGACGGGCTGAGACGCCGCCCGATTCTCGCCCTGCCGGCGGCCGGGATGGCGGCCGGTGTGGCGCTCACCCTGGCCCGGCGAGCCGGTCCGCTGCGCTGGCCGGTCACCGGCTACGGGACGATCATCGCCACCATGCTCGCCGTGGCTCTCGGCACCGGGGAGCGGCGCGTCATCGCCGGTGCTGGGCTCTTCTGCCTCTCCGACCTCATCATCGCCATCGACCGCTTCGCCACCCCGATCCCGCGCTCGGATGCGCTGGTGATGGCGACCTACACCGCCGGGCAGGCCCTGCTGGTCCGCGGGACGGGGCGCGAGCCGATGGGAGCCACCTGA